Proteins encoded in a region of the Paenibacillus wynnii genome:
- a CDS encoding ABC transporter permease, producing MNSYLLKRVMVLIPVLIGMTIIVFSIIHAIPGDPAETILGQKATEQSKQALREQLGLDEPWLNQYFNYMGDLLQGDLGTSIRTKTPIVKEILPYLAATLELTAASMLFATIVGVNAGILSAWRQNSWFDYTAMVIALIGVSMPIFWLGLMEQLIFSLKLDWLPSIGRMDQRNPVESITNLYVIDTILAGNWSQLWTVTKHLILPSIALGTIPMAIIARMTRSSMLEVMNSDYIRTAKAKGLSQFLVVYKHALKNALIPVLTVIGLQTGALLGGAVLTETIFAWPGVGRYIFEAISSRDYPVIQTGILIIAFIFVFINLLVDLMYAAIDPRINYK from the coding sequence TTGAACTCCTACTTATTAAAACGTGTCATGGTACTGATCCCTGTTCTGATCGGGATGACGATTATCGTGTTTTCCATCATCCATGCCATTCCCGGAGATCCGGCAGAAACGATTCTTGGGCAAAAGGCGACGGAGCAATCCAAGCAAGCGCTGCGCGAGCAATTGGGTCTGGACGAGCCTTGGTTGAATCAGTATTTCAACTATATGGGTGATTTATTACAGGGTGATCTAGGCACTTCGATCCGAACCAAAACACCGATTGTCAAAGAAATTCTGCCTTATTTGGCGGCAACTCTGGAGCTAACGGCTGCGAGTATGTTGTTTGCTACCATTGTAGGTGTAAATGCAGGGATTCTAAGCGCCTGGCGCCAAAATTCATGGTTTGATTATACGGCAATGGTTATTGCTCTAATTGGGGTTTCAATGCCGATATTCTGGCTGGGGCTTATGGAACAGTTGATTTTTTCACTAAAGCTGGATTGGCTTCCCTCGATAGGGAGGATGGATCAGCGAAATCCGGTGGAGAGCATTACCAATCTATATGTGATTGATACCATTTTGGCGGGAAACTGGAGTCAGCTCTGGACCGTTACTAAGCATCTTATATTGCCAAGTATAGCTCTCGGGACCATTCCAATGGCGATTATCGCCCGGATGACCCGCTCCAGCATGCTGGAGGTTATGAATTCAGATTACATCCGTACGGCGAAGGCAAAGGGATTATCGCAATTTCTAGTTGTGTATAAGCATGCTTTGAAGAATGCGCTTATCCCCGTGCTGACAGTTATCGGTTTGCAGACGGGCGCACTGCTCGGCGGAGCCGTACTGACAGAGACGATATTTGCCTGGCCTGGCGTGGGACGGTATATATTTGAAGCAATCAGCTCGCGTGATTACCCTGTGATCCAGACGGGTATTCTGATTATTGCCTTTATTTTTGTATTTATCAATTTACTTGTGGATCTTATGTATGCCGCTATAGATCCGCGTATCAACTACAAGTGA